GCTTCCAGCTTATAGACGATGTTGGCATCCACGCCCACTCCGGCAACGGCCAGAAAGTACCTGCCGCCGGCGCAGCCGAGCGCGATGCGGCGGACTTCGCCCTCAGGAATGAGCCGCGCGGCATGAAGCACGTTCCACGGCAGCCGAAGCTCCTTGGCGAGAATGTTTCCTGTGCCGGCCGGCAGCAGGGCCATCGGCGTGGACGTTCCCGCCAGGCCGTTGACCACTTCGTTGACCGTGCCGTCACCGCCGCAGACGATGACCAGGTCAAAACCGGCTGCGGCTGCTTGCCGGGCGAGTTCGGTGGCCATCCCCGAGCCGGCGGTCTCCTCAAGCTGCACCGGAATATTGCGGGAGGCGAGGTAATCGCAGGCGAGTTCCAGCTCTTTCTGCCGCCGTCGGCCACGTCCCGCTTTCGGATTGTGGATGAGGACGGCCTTCGAAAATGCGGATGGCATCAAGGCACCGCAAGAGCAAGCTCATTATCGGGAAAAGTGTTCGGTAGTGCAATGTTTCCGCGAGCAGAAGCCTGCCATCAGGCCAGGCGGGCAAGCCCTCGGCCTTCGCTTTCTCGCAAGGGGTAGTATAATTTTGGGTTGCCGGAGCGCTTCGGAGAGTTTCCCCATGCCGGGCCGCAAATCGCTCGCAAAGCAGATCGAGGAATGGCGCGAAAAAATTCGCTACCACGAGCATCGCTACTACGTCCTCGACGATCCTGAAATCAGCGACCACGAATTCGATCAATTCATGAACCGCCTGAAGGCGCTCGAAGCGCAGGATCCCAGCCTCATTACGCCCGATTCGCCATCGCAGCGGGTTGGCGGGCAGCCGCGCGAGGGCTTCGTCAAGGTCAAGCACCGCTCCCAAATGCTCAGCCTCGACAATGCCTATTCTTTTGACGAATTGCGTGAATTCGACAAACGAATCCAGAACGCGAGCGGCAAATCACGAATCGAATACGTGGTCGAGCACAAGCTCGACGGGCTGAGCATGGCGCTCCACTACCGGCAGCGACGGTTCGAACGCGGCGTGACCCGGGGTGATGGCGTCAACGGCGAGGATGTCACCGCTAATGTGAAGACGATTCGTTCCGTGCCGTTGTTTGTGGAAGAGGAGAGAGTCAAGGCAGTCGGACTCGAAGAGGGCTTCGAGGTGCGCGGCGAGGTCATCCTGACGCGCAAGGCCCTGGAGGAGTTGAACGCGCAGCAAGATCAGGCTGGTGAAAAAAGGTTTGCCAACCCACGCAACGCCGCCGCCGGTTCCGTCCGCGTGCTCGACCCGACCATCACTGCCTCACGCAAGTTGGATTTCTATTCCTATTATTTGTTGGCGGAAGGTCGCGTGCCTTTCAACCGGCACAGCGAAGTCCTCGACGCGCTCACCCGCATGCGCTTCAAGGTGAATCCGAACTGGAAAGTCTGCCGGTCGCTCGATGAGGTCATCGCCTACTGCGAGCAATGGGAAACGAAGCGCGAGAAGCTGCCATACGAGATCGACGGCATCGTCATCAAGGTGAACGCCGTCGCGATGCAGCGAGAGCTTGGCTCGACGGCCAAGGCGCCGCGGTGGGCGATTGCCTACAAATATCCGGCGCAGCAGGCAACCACCAGGATCGTGAACATCCGCGCCCAAGTGGGCCGCACCGGGTCGCTGACACCGGTGGCTGATCTCGAACCCGTGCCGGTGAGCGGCGTCACGGTGAGCCATTCGACGCTCCACAACATGGATGAGATCGAGCGGCTGGGCGTCAAGATCGGCGATTGGGTGGTGATTGAGCGGGCCGGTGAAGTCATCCCCAAGGTCGTCCAAGTAGCCAAGCGCGATCCTAACGGCAGGCCATTCAAGATGCCGAAAAGATGCCCGGTGTGCGGCGGACGGGTTATCCGGGACCCAGAAGAGGTGGCCTACCGCTGCGTTTCGGCTCGTTGCCCGGCCAAACTCAAAGAATCTCTGCTGCACTTTGCCGGTCGCCGGGCCATGGATATTGACGGGCTCGGCGAGAAAATTGTGGACCAGTTGGTGGACAAAGGAATCGTCAAGGACGTGGCCGCCCTTTATTCTCTGAAGCTCGACGAAGTATCCGGGCTCGAACGCATGGCGGAAAAGTCCGCCGGCAATTTGCTGGGACAAATCGAAGAGAGCAAGCAGCGCGGGCTGGCCAATTTGATCTTTGCGCTCGGCATTCGCTTTGTCGGCGAGCGGACAGGCCAAATCCTGGCGGAGCACTTCGGCTCGATGGACAAGCTCGCCCGAGCTTCGCTCGAAGAGCTCACCGAAGCTTTCGAGGTTGGGCCG
This window of the Candidatus Acidiferrales bacterium genome carries:
- the ligA gene encoding NAD-dependent DNA ligase LigA, with the translated sequence MPGRKSLAKQIEEWREKIRYHEHRYYVLDDPEISDHEFDQFMNRLKALEAQDPSLITPDSPSQRVGGQPREGFVKVKHRSQMLSLDNAYSFDELREFDKRIQNASGKSRIEYVVEHKLDGLSMALHYRQRRFERGVTRGDGVNGEDVTANVKTIRSVPLFVEEERVKAVGLEEGFEVRGEVILTRKALEELNAQQDQAGEKRFANPRNAAAGSVRVLDPTITASRKLDFYSYYLLAEGRVPFNRHSEVLDALTRMRFKVNPNWKVCRSLDEVIAYCEQWETKREKLPYEIDGIVIKVNAVAMQRELGSTAKAPRWAIAYKYPAQQATTRIVNIRAQVGRTGSLTPVADLEPVPVSGVTVSHSTLHNMDEIERLGVKIGDWVVIERAGEVIPKVVQVAKRDPNGRPFKMPKRCPVCGGRVIRDPEEVAYRCVSARCPAKLKESLLHFAGRRAMDIDGLGEKIVDQLVDKGIVKDVAALYSLKLDEVSGLERMAEKSAGNLLGQIEESKQRGLANLIFALGIRFVGERTGQILAEHFGSMDKLARASLEELTEAFEVGPKVGESIYQFFREPQNRKLLEKLRRARLRFEERRVAAKETRLKGKTFVFTGTLARHERAEAERLVMQSGGKVS